A segment of the Flavobacterium azooxidireducens genome:
TAATATTGCTCAATTGAAACCAAAAGAGTTCCCGGATTTGAAAAGACAAATCCATCTACTTTTTGTTGAATTATAATACTACCTGAAGCTGTGTAATCTGCATGTACTAATGTGTTAATAAAGGCTTCTCTAATTGCTATATGGGCAGGCGTTTCATCTTTTCTTACACCATCTTCTAATTTAAATGGTTTTGGTAATCCACTTGTGAGTTTTGGCCAAACTTTGAGATAGAATTGTAGTAGATTAGATTCCCAAGTTCCGTCAGGATAAATTCTGTCTGTCCATCGTTCTTTGGGGTCTTGTGATAAATTTTCACGATAGTCGGGAAAAAAACTAGGTGTACAGTCTTGTTCTACGATACTATGTCCTTTGCCAAACATCAATAAACCAGCCACAGTGAAGCCTTCCTTTTTTGTTATCCGATCTGTTCTGTATGCACCTAAACGTTTTAAAAAATCAATATCTTCGAGACTTAACCATACATGATTTGGTTTGGCACTTGAAAGCAGTTGTTTATATCTTTTTAAAGAATTTAAGTCAATATCATCGAAAGTAAATCCATCTAATATTCTTCCGTCAGGATGGTAGGATGTATCTGCATCTGCAATCATACGTCTGACTTGGTCGTCAGAACATTTGTAATCGCCTTCGTGATCTCGTTTGTATGTATTTCCTTTGAAAGGATTGCCGTTAAGAAATATTGGTTTTTCTGTTCTTGTAGCAGCCGGTATTCTGAAAACTAAAACTCTTTTATTCTGTATTTCAACTTCTTTGACATCATTGTTTGCCATGATGTTTTTATTGATTTTGTTTGGATTATTTACAATATCCCAAAACGTTTTTTGATGCGTATGAATTGACCTTTCTTCTAAACCTTCAATATTTGCATACCCATTTTTTTCATTGATTCCTAAAACAATAAATCCTCCGTTGGTATTTGCAAATGCCGAATAGGTAGACCAAAAAGAGTCGGGAAAGCCATTTTTGGCAGATTTATATTCGAGTTCACTGAACTCATTGCTAGGGAATGCCGCATAAACCACTGAATTTACAGGAGAGAAGAAATCAAAAAGATTTAGTTGTTGTTCCATTTATTGAAGTACTTTTTACAAATATATTAATTCACATTTGAATATTTTTATTCTATATACATCAATTTTGAAGTTGGAGTATTTGTTTTGTTTTTGGGTTTTTGATAGAATATTATGATAAGTGTAGATGGTGGAAGATAGTTAGGGGAGGAGATGTGGATTTGATATTCTCACCGTAGTTTGTGGACGAGACAAGAAGGAGAGGGAGATGATGCAGATAAGTTGAACGGTATTATAGTTTTTATCAAGCCGAAAGAGATAGTGATTATGAAATATCTATCCCTTTTGGTTTTGGAAAATCCTTACCTAAAAAAGCATATAATTCTCGTACTTTTGAACGCCAACTTATATCTGGCTTCTACCAACGTTTTACTGCCTTCAGTAATTTTAATAGTATCGAGTGTATGTGTTGGAAATTTTGAAGAAGTTGTGATGTTGTCAAAACTAATTAGTAGTTCAAGGTTATCTAAAACAGATTGGTTTTTATCTAAATCAAAAATTGTTTTATGCTCTTCTTTATTGAATTTTTCAGCTTTCTCTTTTAGACTTTCATAGAGTGTGCTTAATTTTATCTCATCCGTTATAAAATCTAAATCGTAAATGTCTTTTTTAGTAGAACGATTGGCCAAACTAACTAGTTTGTATAAACCAATATCGGCTTTACTGAATAATCGAATGTTATTGATCGTATCCATTTTGAAAAGATGTTTCATATTTTGTAAAACATCCACTTTTATCATTATTCCCTCTTCAGTGTCAATAAAAAATCTTAAAAAAGAATATTGATCATTTATATCACACGGGTTATCAAAATTTCCGGCACTCTTACCAAAATGAGCTTTTACCTCTTCTTGAATTTTATTAAAACCCTCTAAACCGATGATTTCGGGACAAAATAAATCAATATCATCTGAAATTCTGTGGTTGTACTGTATTGCTAAATTGGTTCCACCGGCTAAACCAAAATTGGCTAATGAAGGCAAACTTTGTAATTGAAGAATTGTTTTGACAATAGTTGGAGAAACCGCAGTCATTTTTTAGAGCGAATACCGAAGAAAAGGTTCTACTTTATATCTTTTTGCCACACTAACACAAACTTTATTACTAATGTTTTCTTTCGTGTTTTTAAGGTATTTTACAATAACTCTAGGCGTATATAATTGCTCTAATCTTTTAATGTCTTGCTCAAAAGTATCCGGAGTTGTTGCATACATAGCTCTTGGGATAATGATAGCTTTATCTTTCTCCAGACTTAACTTTTCAAAATCCATATCCCAAAAAAGGTGTTTAGGTAAAATTGACGCTATGTTTACTTTTGGTTTCATTATTTAGTATTAATCAACTATCATACCAATATAAACTCTACATATTGGTTATCATTATACTAGTATACAAAAGTATAAATTTTTATTTATATCAATAGTCATTCATGCAATAGTTTAAATCAAGTTAGTTTTTCTTAATTCTTTTTTGAAGAAATGTTGTCTTTTTCCTCCCCCCGGCCCCCTCCGAAGGAGGGGGAGACGTTGTAGATGTGGAGGGCGTTGTATTTAGTGTAGCTATGAAATCTTGTTTCACTGCTAAATTTTGTTTGCTATTTACTACATAATGTGTAGTGTTTCGCGAATGGGATATGTCAAAAATAATAGATTGTTCACTTTTATTTAATGTTCACGGAAACGTGAACAAATATAGTTTGTGAACATTGTGGAATAGGTTGGAATTTTTTGCCAATTTGGACTTAAGCAGGTTGTTGTTTTTATCTCTTAAAAGTGCTTTTTGCTGCACTTTTTGACGCTCTTACTTTGATTATTGCCTTTTAAATACCTAATAGTGCTTTTTAATGCTCTTTTTGTTGTGAAATAGAAAAATAGTTTTATATTTGTATTAAATAATGCTATATAATGCACTTTATGGAAATCATACAAACCATCAAAGAACGTAGGGAAGTTTTGCAAGTTACACAAGAGACCTTGGCGGAACTATCAGGCGTTGGCTTGCGGACCTTGAAACAGCTGGAGAGCGGAAAAGGAAACCCTACGTTGTTGACCTTGCAAAAGGTAGCCGACGTGTTAGGTATGGAAGTTTGCTTAAAAGTTAAAGCGATTGGTACATGAGAAGTGCTAAAATACTATTTAAAAATGAAGAGGCTGGAATTTTAATCCAGCATGATGATGGTTCGTTTAGCTTTCGTTATCATGATGCCTGGTTTACCAACGAGAATAAGCCCGCCATTAGCTTGGGTTTACCTAAAGTACAGCAGGAGTATCAGTCACCCTATCTTTTTCCTTTTTTTTATAATTTGCTCCCCGAAGGTTCTAACAAGCAGGTTGTTTGCAAATTAAATAGAATTGACCGTAAAGACTATTTTGGTTTGTTGCTTACCACTGCCAAGAATGACAGCATAGGGGCTGTACGTGTTATTGAAATAGCCCAGGAAGTATAACGTATAATCGCTATTTATGAAAGCAAAAGACATCGTAACCGATACCGATTTATTGACCTTTACACATTGTCCGGGAACATTAGCCAGCGGGTTTAACACCTATAGCCAAACTGCTTTAAACAGAGTGTTTCAAGGTAAAAAAGTGCATCATATTTTGCCTTATGTTTCTCCTGCTTCTAATGCCGAAACAGATGCTCTGTTTGAGGAAAACCGAAGACAAATGTCGATATCCGGTGTTCAAGAAAAATTTTCTGTTCTCCTTGAAAAAAACAAACTACGACTCATAGCTGAAAATGAGCAAGGCACCTATATATTGAAACCTATTCCCAGTGCCGGAAAGAAACCCGATCAAATGCCTGCCAATGAACATTTAACCATGCAAATAGCCCGTCAACTGTATGGCGTAGAAACAGCGGAAAATGCGATGATTTTTTTTAAAGATGGTACTCCAGCCTACATCACTAAACGATTTGATGTTCAAAGCGATGGTTCAAAATTAGCTCAAGAAGATTTTGCTTCTTTGGCACAGCGAACACCGCAAACACATGGTACTGATTACAAATATTTGGGCAACTATTTAGAACTGTTTGAGTTGATGCAAAGGCATTTGCCCACTTATAAAATCGAAGCTCCCAAGCTATTGAAATTATTGGTGTTTAATTATCTTTTTTCGAATGGAGACGCTCATTTTAAAAATTTTTCTGTTATTGAAACGTCGATGGGCGACTATCGTTTGAGTCCGGCTTATGACTTGCTCAATAGTCGTATTCATATAGATGATAAAGATTTTGCCTTGGACGATGGCTTATTGCCTAAAAATTTGGCTCAAGGTAAAATAGGTTTGCAATTTGCCAAATTAGCGGAGCTAGCCGGAATTGGTGAAAAGAATTTTCAAGCCATTATGGCGTTGATGCTCTTTAAATCTGATTTGGTTGAAAAAATGGTAGCCGCCTCTTTTTTGAATGACACGACCAAACGGAATTATTTGCAGTCTTATCAGGGTCGATTGAAACAGTTGGCGAAGGTGTGATCTTGCAGTGTTTTAATGTTTATTTATTACTTGGATTGCGGGTATTTCTCTGAGGGGAAAGATTTATGAGGAGAAAACAAACTCATGAACATTGCGGACAAAACCCCAAGACTGTAAAATTAACTTCGGTGACCTTATATTTTTGAGGTAGTTCAAACGATGGTTTGACGTCTTCCAGACAAGTGACCGTCTTGCACTTCTGACAGCTAAAATGGATGTGATTGTGGTTGTGAAGTGTTGCACAACTATGGCAACCGGCAAACTTGACGCCACCGTCAACATTGACCACCTTATGAATAACATCTTCTTCGATCAACCTTTCCAATACTCTGTAAGTTGTTACCCTGTCGCACAAGCCGTCCAATGCTACTTGGATTTCTGCTGCTGACAAAGCCATTCCGGATTGCGTAATGAGGTTTAAAATAGCTGATTTGGCTACTGTATTTCTTGACTGTTTCATTTTCTTGACTTTCTTTAATGCAACATTGTTGTGTTTACAAAGATAATGTTTATTTTTGCAACAATGTTGCATTAATAATCAATTATGATGTCTGAAAAAAAATTACCCGTAACCGTTTTGAGCGGTTTCCTTGGAGCAGGAAAGACCACTTTGCTCAACCACGTTTTGCATAACAAAGAAGGCTTGAAAGTTGCTGTAATTGTTAATGATATGAGCGAGGTAAATGTGGATGCACGACTTGTGAGCGAACAAAATGTGCTTTCGAGAACCGAAGAAAAGCTTGTAGAAATGAGTAATGGTTGCATCTGCTGTACGCTTCGAGAAGATTTGATGGTGGAAGTAGAAAAGTTAGCCAAAGAAGGCCGTTTTGATTATCTGCTTATTGAAAGTACAGGCATTAGTGAGCCCATTCCTGTGGCACAAACCTTCAGTTTTGTAAGTGAAGACGGTGCGATAGATTTGTCTAAATTCAGCTATATTGATACTATGGTTACCGTAGTAGATTGTTTTAATTTTTTTAATGATTTTGGTACTAACGAATTATTGGCAGACCGAAATCTAACCGATATGGATGGCGACTATAGAACCATTGTGAACCTGCTGACCGATCAAATAGAATTTGCCAATGTGATTATTTTAAACAAAACAGATTTGGTAGATACCAAAACGGTTGGGCTTTTGAAAGCATCTATTCAAAAATTAAACCCAGGTGCAAAAATTCTAACTTCAGATTTTAGCAAAGTTGAACTGAAGGAAATTTTAAACACCAACCTATTTGACTTTGAAGAAGCCCAAACCTCAGCAGGCTGGCAAAAAGAATTAGAAAATGGGGTACACACTCCAGAAACAGAAGAATACGGTATTTCTTCTTTCGTGTTCCGAAATCAAAAGCCCTTTCATCCGGAACGGTTTTGGAATTATTTGAATGAAGCCTATCCAAGCGGGATTATCCGAGCCAAGGGATTGTTTTGGCTGGCTTCACGACCCGATGATGCTATTAATTTTAGCCAGGCAGGAGGTTCAACACGAATTGAAAGAGCCGGTGTTTGGTGGGCAAGTATGCCGTTTAACGAACGTATGAGCTATGCTTCATTTATGGATAATCAGGAGGAGATTGAAGGGCGTTGGAGTAGGCAATGGGGAGACAGAATGAATGAGCTTGTATTTATTGGTCAGGATATTGATCAAGAAGTGATGATAATGGAACTTGAAAAATGTTTACTGCAGGAGCAAGAAAACTATCAGTTTGACAATGGCGTAACGTTCAATGATCCTTTTCCGAAAAACATTTAAAATGAACAACAAAATAACAAGGAGAACCCTTATCAAACAAGGCGGACTTGCACTAACAGCAATGGCATTGCCTTTTCCGCTAACCTCTTTTGAAAAATTTAATCTTATGAACGTCAACAAAAATTATGATGTAATCATCATCGGCGGAAGCTATGCTGGCCTTTCTGCCGCAATGGCTTTGGGAAGAGCTTTACGCAATGTCTTAATCATTGACAGCGGATTGCCCTGCAACCGACAAACGCCACATTCACATAATTTCATCACACAAGACGGGGCGAAACCAAGTGAAATTGCCGCCGCAGCCAAAGCTCAGGTTTTGAAATATAAGTCTGTAAAATTCTTGAGTGATTTTGCTGTTGACGGAAAGAAAACCGAAAAAGGTTTTGAATTAACTACACAAAGTGGTCTGGCATTCACAGCCAAAAAACTTGTTTTTGCAACCGGTGTAAAGGATATAATGCCTGATATCAAAGGATTTTCAGATTGTTGGGGAGTTTCGGTCATTCATTGCCCGTATTGTCACGGCTATGAAGTGAAAGATGAAAAAACAGGTATTTTGGCCAATGGTGATTTTGCACTGCATTATGCCCAACTCATTCGCAATTGGACAAAAGACCTGGCCATTTTTACTAACGGGACCTCTACTTTGACGAGAGAGCAAACTGACAAAATTACCAAGCACAACATTCCGATCATTGAAAAAGAAATTGCCTACTTGAAACATGAAAACGGTCATATTCAACAGATTGTTTTCAATGATCATTCGACTTTTGACCTAAAAGCCATTTATTCACGTCCCGACTTTGAACAACATTGCAAGATTCCCGAAATGCTGGGGTGCGAACTCACAGAACAAGGTCTTTTGAAAGTAGATATGTTTCAAAGAACAACCGTGACGAATGTTTTTGCCTGTGGCGATAATTCAAGTCCAATGCGTTCAGTAGCCAATGCAGTATCTACAGGTAGTCTTGTAGGTGCCATGACAAATAACATTATGACTGAAGAAGAATTTTAGGCGTGAAACCCTAACCATTCCAGTCATATTATACGCAGAACGATTTGAAAAATAGTTAAATGGAATTTTAATGAATGCTTTATTGCTGCTTTTTTTGAGTGGTAAATTCCCGAATTTATACTGTGTGTTTCGAAAATTTATTACTAGAGTATTTGTGCTATTTGGCATACTATGAAAAGAATCATAAAATCAAAATAAAATAATTAAGTGTATTTTATTTTCAGTGATAAGATATAAAAAGCCGCTCTTTTTCGAGAGCGGCTATTACGTGAAATTCGCTGTATTTATTTTTTTAATATAGTTTTTAAAACCAAATCTTTATCTAACTTTTTGGTACAGAAAAACCAATCTTTACAATCTAAGTTTTCAGTATCATCCATACGTTCTTTAGCTACTCCGCATGAGCCAGCAGTAGGTACAATAACATCATCACCTGGTCTCCAGTCTGCCGGACATGCTATATCAAAGGCATCTGCGGTTTGCAATGCAATCAAAGCTCTGTAAATTTCATCAAAATTCCGTCCGATGCTTAATGGGTAATACAAAATGGTGCGGATAGTTCCTTTCGGATCGATAAAGAATACCGCTCTTACCGCTTTGGTATTACTTTCGCCTTCCATAATCATTCCGTATTTTTTAGATACTTCCATTGTAATGTCTTCAATCAAAGGGAATTTCACTTCTACATTTTTCATTCCTTTGTACTCAATTTTTTCTTTGATGGTTCTCAACCATGCAATGTGGCTGTACAAACCATCCACCGATAATCCTAATAATTCGCAGTTTGCTTCTTGAAATTGTTTTTCCATACTTGCAAAAGTCATGAACTCTGAGGTACATACCGGTGTAAAATCTGCCGGATGACTAAAAAAGATTACCCATTTTCCTTCATAATCTTTTGGGAAGTTGATAGTTCCTTGTGTTGAAATTGCTGTAAATTCAGGTGCTTGTTCACCAATTCTTGGCATAAATACTTGGTTTTCCATTTTTATGTTTTTATAAATTATTATGTTTTAATGGCACAAATTTCAACTGTTTTTTTTATATGGATTGTAACAAAAGTTTCATAACATAGTATTTTTCTATTAATTTTCTTAAACGATAGATTTTTGTTATTTATTATTAAATTTTAATTAATGCCTTCTGTAACATACGTTACAACTTAACATATAATGATTGTTTACTTTTGAAAAAAATACCAAGTAACATGAAAATTATAAGTTTTCTATTAGCTATTTTATTTTTGACAAGTTGTCAAGATGGGAAAAAAGAGTACCAAAATGTAGAGGAAGAAAATGCTATTGCTTCCACTTTTGACCCACTTGAAGCGAAAAAATTAATGGAAACCCATTGTTATCTATGCCATAGTCCGTTAGCTGATGAAAATCAAGGAAGAATTGCACCACCAATGGTAGCCATCAAAGCCAGATATATTGATAGAGAAGGGTATAACGAAGCCGAATTTATTGAAAATGTGAAAGCGTTTGTAGCTAATCCTACAGAAGAAAAAGCCCTAATGTATGGTGCAGTTAAAAAACATGGACTCATGCCAAAACAAGCTTTTCCGGAAGGTAGTATAGAAAAAATTGCTGCCTTTATGTATGACTATCAAATTGAAGAACCCGAATGGTTTAAAGCACATTGGGAAAGTCACGGAAATGAAAATTGGACACAATCCGGTAAAAAATTAGAAGAAGTTGAAGTAGTTAAAACGTATGCTGATATTGGTTTAGATTATGCATTAGGCACCAAAAAAGTATTAGGCAAGAACTTAATGGAAGCGATTCAACAAAAAGGAACTATGGAAGCCTTGACATTTTGTAACATTCAAGCCATCCCTTTAACGGATAGTATGTCAACGCAGTTTAATGCTACTATAAAAAGAGTTTCCGACAAGAATCGAAACCCTAATAACAAAGCCAATGCAGAGGAATTATACTATATTGCTCAATTTAAAAAAGATTTGGTTGATAAAAAAGTCATCAAACCTGTTGCTCTTGAAAAAGGAGATAAAATTCAATTTTATTACCCGATAGAAACCAATACTATGTGTTTGCAATGTCACGGGAAACAAATCAAACCGGAAGTGCAACGTCAAATATTGAAATTATATTCCAAGGATTTGGCGGTTGGATATGATGAAAATGAAGTACGAGGGATTTGGAGTATTTCTTTTAAAAAATAATTTAAAAAGATAAAAATGAACGTATTTATTGAGGTCGAAAATATTAAATGTGGTGGTTGTGTGAATAGCATAAAGTCAAATTTATTAAAGATGGAAGAAGTGGATGATGTAGAAATTAATATTGAAAAAAACACCATTTATGTAACGGGTTTAGTTCAAAAATCTACGATATTGTCTAAATTAAATGAATTGGGTTACCCTGAAAAAGGAAGTAATTCTGTCTTAAAAAAAGCTAAATCATATGTAAATTGTGCCATTGGTAAACTAAATGAGTAAAAAAGAATTAATAATTACAGGAATAGGGGTTGTAGTCGGACTGATTTTGGGTTATGCCTATTATCATTATATTGGTTGCTTGAGCGGAACCTGTGCCATCACCTCCAAACCATTAAACAGTACATTATATGGAGGTTTAATGGGTGGTTTATTGTTTAACTTGTTTGTAACTTCCCCCAAGAAAAAAGAATGATGAAACAATTTTGGAACGAACGTTATGCTGAAAAGGAGTTTGCTTACGGTAAAGAACCAAACCAATTTCTAAAAGAAAATTTACATCAACTACCTAAAGGTAAAGTTTTATTTGTGGCGGAAGGAGAGGGGAGAAATGCTGTCTTTGCAGCTCAAAATGGATACGATGTTTTTGCTTTTGATTACAGTGAATTGGCTAAAGCGAAGGCTTTAACACTTGCCAAAGAGCAAAACGTACAACTTGATTATCTAGTTTCTGATGTGATGGATTTATCCTTTGAACCTGAAAGTTTTGATGCGATAGTATTCATTTTTGCCCATTTTCCGGCAGTAATTCGCAAACAAGCTCATCAAAAGTTGATCTCTTTTCTCAAACCTAATGGCAAAATTTTATTTGAAGCTTTTGAAAAAAATCAACTGCAATTTACTTCCGGTGGACCAAAAGAACTAGCTATGCTTTTTTCGGAAGAGGAAGTAACAGACGAGTTTCCATCCATTGGTTTCGACTCTCTTAAAACAGCAATTATTGATTTAGCAGAAGGTTCGTATCACCAAGGAAAAGGTGCGGTCATTCGGTTTATTGGAACAAAACATGAAAAAAACGAGTAAAGATTACATTTTTGTTGTTATCCAATTTCTTCTTTTTGGAATCTATATGTTTGATTTTTTTCAACCATTAGCTATTCCAAAACCGTTAGCAACATTCGGAATGGTTATTGCTTTTATCGGTTTTATGATTGCACTATTGACTGTTTTTGAATTGAAAACCAACTTAACTGTTTTTCCTACACCAACCCAAAAAGCAGTTTTACTTACTCACGGATTTTTTCGATACAGTCGGCATCCCATTTACTCCGGAATTTTAATGGTAGCGTTTGGTTATGCACTTTATAAGTATTCAATTTATAAACTTTTAATTGCAGGTTTGTTATTCATTTGGTTTTATTTAAAATCAACCTATGAAGAGAAACAACTTGCTCAAAAATTCAATTCGTATAAGGAATATCAGGAGAAAGTAGGACGGTTTTTTCCGAAAATAAAACGTTAATATGTTATTTTATTAAAGAAGTAGTAAATATTGTTGTAGTTATGTAATACATGTTACATTTTAGATTATAGCCATAAATTACTTTTACGACAAACTTTCTAAAGATGAAAAAATTACTTTTCACTAACTGGCATCTAATGCGATGGATTAGATTAATTATCGCTATCGGAATTGCTTACCATGCCATCACTACTCAACAGTATTTTTTCTTATTCTTTGCTGCTTTTTTTCTTTTTCAAGCCTTATTGAATACGTGTAGTAGTGGAAATTGTCAACTACCTAATTCAGATTCAAAATGAAAAATGAAATTTTATCCATCATTCAATCAAATAATTTGGTATTGATTAATTTTAAATCGTCAACGTGTGATTCTTGCCAAATGATTGATCCAACTCTGCAAGAGGTTAAAAAAGCC
Coding sequences within it:
- a CDS encoding Fur family transcriptional regulator codes for the protein MKQSRNTVAKSAILNLITQSGMALSAAEIQVALDGLCDRVTTYRVLERLIEEDVIHKVVNVDGGVKFAGCHSCATLHNHNHIHFSCQKCKTVTCLEDVKPSFELPQKYKVTEVNFTVLGFCPQCS
- a CDS encoding methyltransferase family protein, which encodes MKKTSKDYIFVVIQFLLFGIYMFDFFQPLAIPKPLATFGMVIAFIGFMIALLTVFELKTNLTVFPTPTQKAVLLTHGFFRYSRHPIYSGILMVAFGYALYKYSIYKLLIAGLLFIWFYLKSTYEEKQLAQKFNSYKEYQEKVGRFFPKIKR
- a CDS encoding heavy-metal-associated domain-containing protein is translated as MNVFIEVENIKCGGCVNSIKSNLLKMEEVDDVEINIEKNTIYVTGLVQKSTILSKLNELGYPEKGSNSVLKKAKSYVNCAIGKLNE
- a CDS encoding DUF6922 domain-containing protein, with protein sequence MKPKVNIASILPKHLFWDMDFEKLSLEKDKAIIIPRAMYATTPDTFEQDIKRLEQLYTPRVIVKYLKNTKENISNKVCVSVAKRYKVEPFLRYSL
- a CDS encoding HipA domain-containing protein is translated as MKAKDIVTDTDLLTFTHCPGTLASGFNTYSQTALNRVFQGKKVHHILPYVSPASNAETDALFEENRRQMSISGVQEKFSVLLEKNKLRLIAENEQGTYILKPIPSAGKKPDQMPANEHLTMQIARQLYGVETAENAMIFFKDGTPAYITKRFDVQSDGSKLAQEDFASLAQRTPQTHGTDYKYLGNYLELFELMQRHLPTYKIEAPKLLKLLVFNYLFSNGDAHFKNFSVIETSMGDYRLSPAYDLLNSRIHIDDKDFALDDGLLPKNLAQGKIGLQFAKLAELAGIGEKNFQAIMALMLFKSDLVEKMVAASFLNDTTKRNYLQSYQGRLKQLAKV
- a CDS encoding NAD(P)/FAD-dependent oxidoreductase, which codes for MNVNKNYDVIIIGGSYAGLSAAMALGRALRNVLIIDSGLPCNRQTPHSHNFITQDGAKPSEIAAAAKAQVLKYKSVKFLSDFAVDGKKTEKGFELTTQSGLAFTAKKLVFATGVKDIMPDIKGFSDCWGVSVIHCPYCHGYEVKDEKTGILANGDFALHYAQLIRNWTKDLAIFTNGTSTLTREQTDKITKHNIPIIEKEIAYLKHENGHIQQIVFNDHSTFDLKAIYSRPDFEQHCKIPEMLGCELTEQGLLKVDMFQRTTVTNVFACGDNSSPMRSVANAVSTGSLVGAMTNNIMTEEEF
- a CDS encoding AlbA family DNA-binding domain-containing protein, coding for MEQQLNLFDFFSPVNSVVYAAFPSNEFSELEYKSAKNGFPDSFWSTYSAFANTNGGFIVLGINEKNGYANIEGLEERSIHTHQKTFWDIVNNPNKINKNIMANNDVKEVEIQNKRVLVFRIPAATRTEKPIFLNGNPFKGNTYKRDHEGDYKCSDDQVRRMIADADTSYHPDGRILDGFTFDDIDLNSLKRYKQLLSSAKPNHVWLSLEDIDFLKRLGAYRTDRITKKEGFTVAGLLMFGKGHSIVEQDCTPSFFPDYRENLSQDPKERWTDRIYPDGTWESNLLQFYLKVWPKLTSGLPKPFKLEDGVRKDETPAHIAIREAFINTLVHADYTASGSIIIQQKVDGFVFSNPGTLLVSIEQYYQGVLVNVEILYYKKCLCS
- a CDS encoding peroxiredoxin, with the protein product MENQVFMPRIGEQAPEFTAISTQGTINFPKDYEGKWVIFFSHPADFTPVCTSEFMTFASMEKQFQEANCELLGLSVDGLYSHIAWLRTIKEKIEYKGMKNVEVKFPLIEDITMEVSKKYGMIMEGESNTKAVRAVFFIDPKGTIRTILYYPLSIGRNFDEIYRALIALQTADAFDIACPADWRPGDDVIVPTAGSCGVAKERMDDTENLDCKDWFFCTKKLDKDLVLKTILKK
- a CDS encoding c-type heme family protein, whose translation is MKIISFLLAILFLTSCQDGKKEYQNVEEENAIASTFDPLEAKKLMETHCYLCHSPLADENQGRIAPPMVAIKARYIDREGYNEAEFIENVKAFVANPTEEKALMYGAVKKHGLMPKQAFPEGSIEKIAAFMYDYQIEEPEWFKAHWESHGNENWTQSGKKLEEVEVVKTYADIGLDYALGTKKVLGKNLMEAIQQKGTMEALTFCNIQAIPLTDSMSTQFNATIKRVSDKNRNPNNKANAEELYYIAQFKKDLVDKKVIKPVALEKGDKIQFYYPIETNTMCLQCHGKQIKPEVQRQILKLYSKDLAVGYDENEVRGIWSISFKK
- a CDS encoding DUF6132 family protein; amino-acid sequence: MSKKELIITGIGVVVGLILGYAYYHYIGCLSGTCAITSKPLNSTLYGGLMGGLLFNLFVTSPKKKE
- a CDS encoding HipA N-terminal domain-containing protein; its protein translation is MRSAKILFKNEEAGILIQHDDGSFSFRYHDAWFTNENKPAISLGLPKVQQEYQSPYLFPFFYNLLPEGSNKQVVCKLNRIDRKDYFGLLLTTAKNDSIGAVRVIEIAQEV
- a CDS encoding nucleotidyl transferase AbiEii/AbiGii toxin family protein — its product is MTAVSPTIVKTILQLQSLPSLANFGLAGGTNLAIQYNHRISDDIDLFCPEIIGLEGFNKIQEEVKAHFGKSAGNFDNPCDINDQYSFLRFFIDTEEGIMIKVDVLQNMKHLFKMDTINNIRLFSKADIGLYKLVSLANRSTKKDIYDLDFITDEIKLSTLYESLKEKAEKFNKEEHKTIFDLDKNQSVLDNLELLISFDNITTSSKFPTHTLDTIKITEGSKTLVEARYKLAFKSTRIICFFR
- a CDS encoding helix-turn-helix domain-containing protein, with product MEIIQTIKERREVLQVTQETLAELSGVGLRTLKQLESGKGNPTLLTLQKVADVLGMEVCLKVKAIGT
- a CDS encoding class I SAM-dependent methyltransferase, coding for MMKQFWNERYAEKEFAYGKEPNQFLKENLHQLPKGKVLFVAEGEGRNAVFAAQNGYDVFAFDYSELAKAKALTLAKEQNVQLDYLVSDVMDLSFEPESFDAIVFIFAHFPAVIRKQAHQKLISFLKPNGKILFEAFEKNQLQFTSGGPKELAMLFSEEEVTDEFPSIGFDSLKTAIIDLAEGSYHQGKGAVIRFIGTKHEKNE
- a CDS encoding GTP-binding protein, encoding MMSEKKLPVTVLSGFLGAGKTTLLNHVLHNKEGLKVAVIVNDMSEVNVDARLVSEQNVLSRTEEKLVEMSNGCICCTLREDLMVEVEKLAKEGRFDYLLIESTGISEPIPVAQTFSFVSEDGAIDLSKFSYIDTMVTVVDCFNFFNDFGTNELLADRNLTDMDGDYRTIVNLLTDQIEFANVIILNKTDLVDTKTVGLLKASIQKLNPGAKILTSDFSKVELKEILNTNLFDFEEAQTSAGWQKELENGVHTPETEEYGISSFVFRNQKPFHPERFWNYLNEAYPSGIIRAKGLFWLASRPDDAINFSQAGGSTRIERAGVWWASMPFNERMSYASFMDNQEEIEGRWSRQWGDRMNELVFIGQDIDQEVMIMELEKCLLQEQENYQFDNGVTFNDPFPKNI